GAAGGCCATGGCCCATCCAGTGAGGTTGGCTATACTGGAGAAGCTTAGAGCAGGTGACATGTGCGCCTGCGTCATAGCGGACATGTTCGAAAGCGACAGAACCACCGTGAGCAAGCACCTGGCCATACTGAAGAAGGCCGGTCTCGTAGATGACATAAAGGAAGGAAGAAACATAATCTATCATCTTAAAATGCCATGCATTCTAGATGTCATGCCTTGTATAGAGAAAGTTATAAACCAGGAACGAGAGCGAAAATGCTGTAGCTCGGGTTCGGAATAACTAAAGATGAAGTGGGGTGGACACAGTGAAGATTCAGATACTGGGGACCGGGTGTCCCAAGTGCAAGAAACTAGCGGAAACAGCGGAAAAGGCGGCAAAGGAATTGGGACTCTCCTTTGAGTTGGAAAAGGTTACGGACATAAATGACATCATATCCTTTGGAGTCATGGCAACTCCTGGACTAGCGGTGGACGGGAAGGTCCTGGTGGCTGGGAAGGTTCCGTCTGTAGAGGACGTCAAAAAAATGCTGCAGGAGTCAGCCAGCTAGTTAAAGCTGAAAAAAAAGAGAGGCCCTGGCCGCAAGGCGAGGGCCTTTAAAGAGCAGTATATGTGCAAATAATTTCACATAAAGGCTTTGTATTTTATCAAGTAGAGGTGAATATGAAATGAATTCGGAGCTCAAAAAGTTTATGTATCTTTTGCTTGCTTTTCTTGCCTTTTACTTTATGCCCGTTGAGAGCGCCAGGCTTCAGAACGCTGCTGTTGAAGCGTTGGCAATGCTTCACGAGTATGCCAGAGAGCACGTTCTACTATGCCTAGTGCCGGCGTTCTTCATAGCTGGTGCCATAAGTGTGTTCGTTTCTCAGCAGTCGGTTATGAAGTACCTTGGAGCCAACGCTAAAAGATGGGTTGCCTACTCGGTTGCTGCCGTTTCAGGTACGGTACTTGCAGTTTGTTCCTGCACAGTGCTTCCCCTTTTTGCGGGAATCTACAAGCGGGGTGCTGGTCTTGGTCCAGCTACGGCCTTCCTTTATTCAGGACCAGCAATAAACGTTCTGGCAATAATCCTCACGGCGAGGGTCCTAGGTGTGGAGCTTGGGGTGGCAAGAGCCGTTGGAGCCATATCTTTCAGCGTCATAATAGGCCTTTTGATGGCCCTTATCTTTCATGAAGAAGAAGCAAAAAGACAGGAGAGCTTTGCAGCTCTTCCGGAACCCGAAGATAATAGACCTTTATGGAAGACCGTTTGGTTCATGGCCAGCATGGTGGTGTTTTTGGTCTTCGCCAACTGGGCTGCTCCCAAGGTTCCAGTGGGTTTTTGGGCAGCAGCGTACAGGGTCAAGTGGTACGTTGCTGCGCTGGCCTTGATCTCCACGGTGGCGAGTTCTTGGCTATGGTACACCAAAGACGAGCGAGCCGAGTGGTTTCAGTCCACTTGGGGATACGCCTTGCAGGTTTTGCCCCTCTTGTTCGGAGGCGTTTTGGTAGCAGGTTTTCTCCTGGGAAGACCTGGACATGAAGCTCTAATACCCGGAGAATGGGTGGCATCTCTTGTGGGGGGTAATTCTTTCTTTTCCAACTTTTTTGCCACGGTGGCAGCGGCGTTCATGTATTTTGCCACGCTGACGGAAGTTCCCATACTGCAGGGGCTCATAGGAGCAGGAATGGGCAAGGGACCGGCCTTGGCTCTTCTCCTTGCTGGCCCAGCTTTGTCCCTGCCCAACATGCTCGTGATAAGAAGCGTCCTTGGCACCAAGAAAACGGTGACATATGTGGCTTTGGTGATAATTCTTTCCACTATAGCTGGTATGATATTCGGTGCCATCTTTGGTTAAGATGCAAAGCAGCAAGATAGCGAGGGGGTAAGGAAATGGATTGGAAGAAAGCGAGCAAGGACGAAATAGTGTGCTATTGCCAAAAGGTAACCAAGGGCGAGATAGTAAAGGCAATGTACGAAGGAGCAAACACTATGGAAGAGGTTATGAAAAAGACCAAGGCTGGAATCGGAGGCAGGTGCAAGGAGCTTAACCCCAGAGGCAGGTGCTGTCACCCCGACATAGAGGAGATCATGTCCATCTACGGCGAGACAGTCAAAAACCTGAAAAAGTCCTCCTGCTGCGGCCCTAATTGTGATTGTTCTTAACTTTGATGTAAATGTTTTTGAAAAGGCTCCCCACAAAAACGGGGAGCCTTTTTTGTGTGCAATTGACATTAAAAGTGGTATCCTTTTGCGGGGGAGGTGATAGGTTGAGTGTTACTTTGACCAGAAAACAGGTGCTCATTGCGGACGGTGCAATGCTCTTTGCCGCCGTTTTTTGGGGTTCGGGTTTCGCTGTTACCAGCTGGCTTTTAGACTACATGTCCCCCTTGTGGCTTTTGACCGTTAGGTTCTTGGCAAGCGGGGGAATCTTGATGTGTTTTTTGTGGAACAGAGTCAAAAAGCTGAGAAGAAAGCACGTGGTTTTGGGGATCCTTTTGGGCGGAGTCCTCGCGGCCACCTTCATAGCTCACGTGGTGGGACTTTTATATACAACCCCTGGAAAGCAGTCCTTCATAGCAGGAAGCAACGTAGTCATGGTTCCATTTCTTTACGCCCTATTCTATAAGAGGCTTCCCTCCCTTTTGGCCACCCTTGGAGCTTTTGTGACCACCGTGGGGCTTTTGGTCATGGCATTCACTCCTGGGATGAGCTTCAACCTCGGTGATGGACTTTCCCTCCTTTTGGCAGTGGGGATAGCCTTTCACGTCCTTTTGGTTGGAAACCTCAGCAGGCGCATGGACCCCGTGGCTTTGACGGTAGTGCAGCTTTTTGCCAGTGGGGTGTTTCTTTTGACCTTGTCCTTGGTGCTTGAGCCGATACCCCACTTTGGCGACGTATCACCCAAGGTGTGGTGGGGGATAGGCTACATTGTGGCCTTCGTGACCGTGATTCCCTTTTTCATTCAGACTGTTGCCCAAAGGTACAGTCCTGAGACCCACGCTGCGATAATACTCTCCATGGAGAGCCCCTTTGGCTACGTAATAGCTATAGCTCTTGGAGAGGAAATGCTGAACCTCCAGATAGTGTTAGGAGGTGTGCTTATTTTAGCGGGAGTCTTTCTCGCGGAGCTTGAGATCTTCCTGGAGAGGAGAAAATAATGGAACAGATCAAAAGGCTTCTTCCCAAGTTGATGGTCGCAAATTTCGGCATCATGGCCTTCAGTCAGGTTTATTTCCTTTTGCCCATGTATCTATCCTATAAGGGGATCACAGATCCCAAAGCGGTTGGGTTGATTTTGGGCGCCTTCTTTTTTACAAGCACTGTCCCAAGGCCCTTTCTGGCATACCTGGTGGAAGCTTTTTCTTTAAGGAAGTTGCTTTTTGCTTCTTCGATCCTAGGCCTTGTGGCGGGTATAGGTATAGCGTGCTCAAAGACGGTGCCTTTGTTGATCTTGTGGAGGCTGATTGCGGGGTTGGACTTCGGGCTTTTTTTGGTGGCCTTGACCACTTACCAGACCTTCGTAATACCTGAAGAAGTCAGAGGGAGTGCCTTTGCCCTTATAACCGTGGGTTCTATTTTTCCATTCATCGTCGTTCTGCCCATCGGCGACTTTATGCTGCACAGGAACATGGAGTGGCTTTACATATGGCTTGCCCCCCTTATGGCCTTGGTGTGTGGGGTTATATCCTTGACTTTGAGGCCGGCAAAGAAGAAGAGTAGGCTTGAAGAGGAGCAATGGGGAACCTGGAGGGAGCTTTTGTCCTTGAGATCGGTGCAGGGGTATTTGATATCGGCCATCCTCTATGGTCTTACAGATGCTGCCATTATTTCCATCACCTCTTTGGCCATGGAGAAAGAACTTCCTCCTTCTGCTTTCATGGTCCCCTTTGCATGGGGAGCTCTCTTGATAAGGCTTTTGGGATTCAAGATATTGGACATAATTCCGAAAGGAATCCTGGCTTCTTTGGTGATAGCTGTGAACGCCTTTGGACTGATAGGGGCAGCACTAGCGTCCAGTAGCCTGGTTTTTGGAGTTTCCGGGCTGATTTATGGAGTTGGCGTAGGTATAGGGTTTCCTCTCTATTTGGCCCTGGTGGGTGAGGTTACTCCCAGGCGGTTCAGACCAAAAGCAACCGCCTTGGCGTGGTTCCTCCTCGACGGTTGCTATTTTGTCACTCCTATTATCTTTGGTTACCTCTCTGCATTCATCGGGGCAAGCTGGGCCTTCAGGTTATTGCCGATTTTCCTTCTGTTTTCGTCATTGCCCGTGTATATCTTTTGTTGGCGCCCCAAAGGTTCCTAGCGATATTCTTTCATCAGCTGCTGAGCCTCCATAAGCAGAGCAAGGCCTTTGCCACGCTCCGATAGCATCTGCCTGTAGAACGAGTTGAACCCTCCTGGGAGGCTCTCAAACTTGAGGATCCAATCCTCATCCCAATTGGGGTCATTGGGGAAGTTCTTTATCATCGTAGCCTCGGTCAGAGTCTTGCCTTTTGAAAGGTCGTCCTCCAGAGCCCTTATTGCCAGTAGACTAAGGTTGGCCGCTCTAGTGAGGTGGGACCTTGCCTTCAAGAGTGTTGTGCGAGTTTTTTCTGGTATGACTTTCGGAACCTCGACGGAAGCCAAAGCGTTCCTGGAGTCCATAAAGGTATTGAAGGCCATGTCGAAGGTCTCCTTTGGAATAGGGCTTCGAGATGCTACTTTTTGCCTTATGTCCAGCCACGTTTCCTCGCAGGCCTGCCAGTGGATTCTTAGGGATGTGTCCGCTTCAAGGAAGGCCTCCTGCCCCTCGAACGTCACTGGTTGCTTTAGCCTTATCAACAAGTTGCGGTTGGAGCGCTTTATCGATAGCAAGATAGAGCCGTGGCTTTCGGGCAAAACCAAAATCTCATCCAGGACTTCCTGGGTGGATAAGGTGTCCGCGGGGCGAAAATCCACGGCTTTTATGAAGTCCCCCGGAAGTAGGCCTGATGCGTGAGGGAGGGAACCTTCCACGACGTTTCTTACCACAAACCCTCCAGGTACCTTCTCCAGGGTTAGGCCAGGAACCAGAGGCTGGACCGCTTCCTGAGAAAAGGCCGGAGCTGATAAAACCATCACCGCCAATATGGCGCCGAGTAAAAGCAGAGATTTATTGGTTCTCATGATATCATCTCCCGTACACGGAGTATTTGTTTTTAAGTATAACCTAATTAATGAGAAAAAGTAAAATTTTTTCAGTATGGAATCCTTTCCCAGCCATCTAGCTTTCCAAAACTGAGTCTTCCTCCCACGAAAGTTAAAAGGACCTTGACATCTTTGAGTTTGTCCGGGTCAAGGACGCTTATTCGGCTGTCCAAAACCACCAGGTCGGGGTACATTTTTGCTTTTATCTTGCCTATCTTATCCTCAAGGCCGCTTGCCTTTGAGGGATTTACCGTGTACATTCGTAATGCCTCATCCAGGGTGAGCTTCTCTTCCGGCAGCCAACCTCCTTTTGGGAGCCCTTGGTCGTCAGTCCTCTCGACGGCGGACCATATCCCTCTCATGGGATTCGGGGGTTCAACGGGAGCGTCGCTTGAGGCGGTAAGCAACATGCCTGCGTTGGCCATGCTTTTCCATGCGTAAGCCCAGCTTAAGCGTTCCTTGCCTATGCGGTTTTCCGTTATCTTTATGTCGCTTGGCACGAATACTGGCTGCACGTCCCCTACGACTCCGAGTTTGGCTAACTTGTTCATTTGATCTGGCCTACATATTTGAAGATGTACGGCCCTGTGTTTAACTCCTCCCGGCTGGTCTTTAAGCTCCATGGCTGCTTCTATTGCCTCTATCAGCTGGTCCAGGGCCCCGTCGCCTATGGCATGAGTCTGAGTCTGAACGCCCTTTTTATGGCAATCCACTATAAGGTGTTTGATCTCCTCTTTGGAGTAGTTGAGTATACCTTGGGTGAAAGGTGCATCTACGTATGGGAAAGTCAAAGCAGCAGTTCTAGCTCCCAAGGAGCCGTCAAGGAAAAACTTGCGCCCCCCATAGGAGAGCCACTTGTCATTTTGGGGCAAGAATTTCATGGCCTCGTGCGGTTCATCGCTGTAAAGGCGGACTCGAAGAGGGAGCGTGTTCTTTTCTTTTAACTCCAAGAGGGCATCTATGTTTTCTTTAAGGCCGTAGGACGCTGCGCTGCAGGGGTTTATGGCGGTGAGTCCGAAAGAGGCCAAAAGTTGGCAGGTCCTCAGGATTCGTTTTGGCTCATTTTTTTTATCGTACAAGGATTTTCCCATGATCTGAACCATGGGTTCGGCTGCTCCTTCCACGAGGGCCCCCGTAAAATTGCCCGAGGAGTCGAAAAGTGCTCCTTTGGTGGTGGCAGAAACCGTAAAATTTGCTTCCATGAGTGCTCTGGAATTGACCACGTGAAGGTGAGTGCACACCCTTTCAAGTATCACAGGGTTGGGCAGCCCAAGCTCGTCTAGTTCCTTGAGGGTGGGCAGGCTGTCGTCTTCCCAGGAGGAGTTATCGAAGCGAACGCCGTAAATCCACTCCGTCGGAGAAGTTTGTGAGGCTTTCTTTCTCAACATGTCGTAAAGCTCCTCCTTGGATTTTGCCTTTGAAAGGTCCAGGGCCTCAAGCTGCCTCGATAGAGCAGTAAGATGCAAGTGAGAGTCGTACATCCCAGGTATCACCGTTCTTCCCTCAACGTCCAGCTTGAGGGCCTCTGAAGCAAGAGGGTGGTTCTTTACTTCATCGTAGGTTCCCACGGCCTCTATGTGTGAGGAACTAAACAAAACAGCATCGGCCTTTTTAGCCTTTCCTTCCCCCGTCCATATGTCTCCATTGTATATGAGCATGCTTTTACTCACATGGAACACCTCCAATCATCACTCAAAATAATAAATGCTTTAAAACAACGACACAAGGTCAGATAGTTTTCTTATTTGGAAACAAGAATATATCTATAAGGAAATACAATATACATAATAGACATAGTATTGACATATTTGTGGTTTTGCCTGAATATTTAGAGAAATAACTGTGCAAACTAATGTAGTGGGGGGAAAGGGATATGGTTGTCAAGCTGCGCTCTTGGAAGGAAGTTCCCTTATGGAAGGGAGTAACGGAGGAGGAGTGGAGCGACTGGCGGTGGCAGATTCGTAACAGGATCACGACTGTGGATGAGCTGAGGCAGGTTATCAACCTGACGGACGAGGAGGCGGAGGTAATAGAGAGGAGTTTGACCAAGCTGAGGATGGCCATAACGCCTTATTATGCATCGCTGATGGATCCCGATGATCCTCGGTGTCCCATAAGGAAGCAGGCGGTTCCCTCGATTCATGAGACCATGTTTTCCAAGGCAGATCTTCATGATCCCCTTCACGAGGATGTGGACTCTCCAGTTCCTGGTTTGACCCATCGTTATCCTGACAGGGGTTTGTTGTTGATAACCGACCAGTGCAGCATGTACTGCAGGCACTGTACCAGGAGGCGCAAGGCAGGAGAGACGGACCGAGCGTACTCTGAGGAGCAGATAAAGAGGTGCATAGAGTACATAAGGGAGACGCCCACGTTCAGGGATGTATTGCTTTCAGGAGGAGATCCTTTGACGGTGAACGAGGACATGCTTGAGTGGGTTATAAGCGAGCTTAGGAGCATTCCTCACGTGGATTTTGTGAGGTTGGGGAGCCGTGTGCCGGTGGTATGTCCTCAGAGGATAACGGACAAGCTTTGCAACATGCTGAAGAAGTATCATCCTGTGTGGCTTAATACTCATTTCAATCATCCCAAGGAGATAACCAAGGAGTCGACGGAGGCGTGCAACAAGCTTGCGGATGCGGGTATAGTGTTGGGCAACCAGACGGTGCTTTTGAAGGGAGTGAACGACTGTCCGTACTTGATAAGGGAGCTTAACCAGCAGCTTTTGAAGATAAGAGTGAATCCCTATTACATATATCAGTGCGACCTGTCGGAAGGTATAGAGCATTTCAGGACGAGCATAGGCAAGGGCATACAGATAATGGAGTATTTGAGGGGTCACACGACGGGTATGGCCCAACCATTGTTCATAGTGGATGCTCCTGGTGGAGGAGGTAAGATTCCTGTGGGTCCCAACTACGTGGTGAGCCGTTCGGACCGTAAGGTTATATTGAGGAACTACGAGGGGGTGCTCACGGTCTACACGGAGCCTGAGGACAATATGAGCCGTCCGGAGGAGCTTTATCACTGGGAGGAGTACACATCTCGCCAGAGGCAGCTATCCAGGGAAGGGCTGATCAAGCTCTTTGAGGGCGAGGCCATATCCCTTGAACCTGCCAACCTGGACAGAAGAAAAAGGGCGGAGAAGAGGAAAGAGGCATGAAGTTTTCCATAGACGTTAAGGAAGCCCAAACCCTTACGGCGGACCTGGTAAGAATTCCAAGCCCTTATTTCCAGGAAGAGCCCGTTATGCGCTTTGCCTTCGACTGGCTCGAGAAGGCGAAAGTCCCCGTGGAGTTTCATCGATTTCATGAAGACAAGATATTGAATTACGAAGGAATAAATGTGTGGGGAGTTGTAGAGGGAGCAAAGTCGGGACCCACAGTTGTTCTGAACGGGCACCTGGATACGGTGAAACTTTGTGAGGGATGGACCCGGGATCCTTTTGGAGCAGAGGTTGAAGATGGTAGGTTATATGGTCTTGGAGCCTGTGACATGAAAGGCGGATGTGCCTCCATAATGCTGGCGCTGAAGCATTTTTTGATGCGTAATGGTTCTTTCTCAGGAAGAATAGTCTATTCCCTGGTCTGCGATGAGGAAGGGCCCTTTGGCTTGGGGACCGATGCCTTGATTATGGACGGCATAATACCCCAAAAAGCAGATATAGCAATAGTTACCGAGCCAAGCAGCGCCTTTGCCGGGGTTGTTTTCCCAGCCGTATGTTTGGGAGCTAGAGGAGGGTACA
The DNA window shown above is from Thermovirga lienii DSM 17291 and carries:
- a CDS encoding transcriptional regulator, ArsR family (PFAM: Bacterial regulatory protein, arsR family~InterPro IPR001845~KEGG: dba:Dbac_1905 transcriptional regulator, ArsR family~PFAM: regulatory protein ArsR~SMART: regulatory protein ArsR~SPTR: Transcriptional regulator, ArsR family), producing the protein MICYNDNKNYERKVEILKAMAHPVRLAILEKLRAGDMCACVIADMFESDRTTVSKHLAILKKAGLVDDIKEGRNIIYHLKMPCILDVMPCIEKVINQERERKCCSSGSE
- a CDS encoding redox-active disulfide protein 2 (TIGRFAM: small redox-active disulfide protein 2~InterPro IPR005243~KEGG: aco:Amico_0061 redox-active disulfide protein 2~SPTR: Redox-active disulfide protein 2;~TIGRFAM: redox-active disulfide protein 2), which produces MKIQILGTGCPKCKKLAETAEKAAKELGLSFELEKVTDINDIISFGVMATPGLAVDGKVLVAGKVPSVEDVKKMLQESAS
- a CDS encoding permease (PFAM: Predicted permease~COGs: COG0701 permease~InterPro IPR005524~KEGG: tai:Taci_1478 permease~PFAM: permease~SPTR: Permease), whose amino-acid sequence is MNSELKKFMYLLLAFLAFYFMPVESARLQNAAVEALAMLHEYAREHVLLCLVPAFFIAGAISVFVSQQSVMKYLGANAKRWVAYSVAAVSGTVLAVCSCTVLPLFAGIYKRGAGLGPATAFLYSGPAINVLAIILTARVLGVELGVARAVGAISFSVIIGLLMALIFHEEEAKRQESFAALPEPEDNRPLWKTVWFMASMVVFLVFANWAAPKVPVGFWAAAYRVKWYVAALALISTVASSWLWYTKDERAEWFQSTWGYALQVLPLLFGGVLVAGFLLGRPGHEALIPGEWVASLVGGNSFFSNFFATVAAAFMYFATLTEVPILQGLIGAGMGKGPALALLLAGPALSLPNMLVIRSVLGTKKTVTYVALVIILSTIAGMIFGAIFG
- a CDS encoding BFD domain protein (2Fe-2S)-binding domain protein (PFAM: BFD-like [2Fe-2S] binding domain~InterPro IPR007419~KEGG: glo:Glov_2254 BFD domain protein (2Fe-2S)-binding domain protein~PFAM: BFD domain protein [2Fe-2S]-binding domain protein~SPTR: BFD domain protein (2Fe-2S)-binding domain protein), producing MDWKKASKDEIVCYCQKVTKGEIVKAMYEGANTMEEVMKKTKAGIGGRCKELNPRGRCCHPDIEEIMSIYGETVKNLKKSSCCGPNCDCS
- a CDS encoding protein of unknown function DUF6 transmembrane (PFAM: EamA-like transporter family~InterPro IPR000620~KEGG: ckr:CKR_0613 hypothetical protein~PFAM: protein of unknown function DUF6 transmembrane~SPTR: Putative membrane protein) produces the protein MQLTLKVVSFCGGGDRLSVTLTRKQVLIADGAMLFAAVFWGSGFAVTSWLLDYMSPLWLLTVRFLASGGILMCFLWNRVKKLRRKHVVLGILLGGVLAATFIAHVVGLLYTTPGKQSFIAGSNVVMVPFLYALFYKRLPSLLATLGAFVTTVGLLVMAFTPGMSFNLGDGLSLLLAVGIAFHVLLVGNLSRRMDPVALTVVQLFASGVFLLTLSLVLEPIPHFGDVSPKVWWGIGYIVAFVTVIPFFIQTVAQRYSPETHAAIILSMESPFGYVIAIALGEEMLNLQIVLGGVLILAGVFLAELEIFLERRK
- a CDS encoding major facilitator superfamily MFS_1 (PFAM: Major Facilitator Superfamily~InterPro IPR011701: IPR005829~KEGG: aco:Amico_1812 major facilitator superfamily MFS_1~PFAM: major facilitator superfamily MFS_1~SPTR: Major facilitator superfamily MFS_1) — its product is MEQIKRLLPKLMVANFGIMAFSQVYFLLPMYLSYKGITDPKAVGLILGAFFFTSTVPRPFLAYLVEAFSLRKLLFASSILGLVAGIGIACSKTVPLLILWRLIAGLDFGLFLVALTTYQTFVIPEEVRGSAFALITVGSIFPFIVVLPIGDFMLHRNMEWLYIWLAPLMALVCGVISLTLRPAKKKSRLEEEQWGTWRELLSLRSVQGYLISAILYGLTDAAIISITSLAMEKELPPSAFMVPFAWGALLIRLLGFKILDIIPKGILASLVIAVNAFGLIGAALASSSLVFGVSGLIYGVGVGIGFPLYLALVGEVTPRRFRPKATALAWFLLDGCYFVTPIIFGYLSAFIGASWAFRLLPIFLLFSSLPVYIFCWRPKGS
- a CDS encoding PDZ/DHR/GLGF domain protein (InterPro IPR001478~KEGG: slo:Shew_3296 protease Do~SMART: PDZ/DHR/GLGF domain protein~SPTR: Protease Do); this translates as MRTNKSLLLLGAILAVMVLSAPAFSQEAVQPLVPGLTLEKVPGGFVVRNVVEGSLPHASGLLPGDFIKAVDFRPADTLSTQEVLDEILVLPESHGSILLSIKRSNRNLLIRLKQPVTFEGQEAFLEADTSLRIHWQACEETWLDIRQKVASRSPIPKETFDMAFNTFMDSRNALASVEVPKVIPEKTRTTLLKARSHLTRAANLSLLAIRALEDDLSKGKTLTEATMIKNFPNDPNWDEDWILKFESLPGGFNSFYRQMLSERGKGLALLMEAQQLMKEYR
- a CDS encoding Amidohydrolase 3 (PFAM: Amidohydrolase family~COGs: COG1574 metal-dependent hydrolase with the TIM-barrel fold~InterPro IPR013108~KEGG: aco:Amico_1758 amidohydrolase 3~PFAM: Amidohydrolase 3~SPTR: Amidohydrolase 3), producing the protein MSKSMLIYNGDIWTGEGKAKKADAVLFSSSHIEAVGTYDEVKNHPLASEALKLDVEGRTVIPGMYDSHLHLTALSRQLEALDLSKAKSKEELYDMLRKKASQTSPTEWIYGVRFDNSSWEDDSLPTLKELDELGLPNPVILERVCTHLHVVNSRALMEANFTVSATTKGALFDSSGNFTGALVEGAAEPMVQIMGKSLYDKKNEPKRILRTCQLLASFGLTAINPCSAASYGLKENIDALLELKEKNTLPLRVRLYSDEPHEAMKFLPQNDKWLSYGGRKFFLDGSLGARTAALTFPYVDAPFTQGILNYSKEEIKHLIVDCHKKGVQTQTHAIGDGALDQLIEAIEAAMELKDQPGGVKHRAVHLQICRPDQMNKLAKLGVVGDVQPVFVPSDIKITENRIGKERLSWAYAWKSMANAGMLLTASSDAPVEPPNPMRGIWSAVERTDDQGLPKGGWLPEEKLTLDEALRMYTVNPSKASGLEDKIGKIKAKMYPDLVVLDSRISVLDPDKLKDVKVLLTFVGGRLSFGKLDGWERIPY
- a CDS encoding L-lysine 2,3-aminomutase (PFAM: Lysine-2,3-aminomutase; Radical SAM superfamily~TIGRFAM: KamA family protein; lysine-2,3-aminomutase~COGs: COG1509 Lysine 2 3-aminomutase~InterPro IPR007197: IPR003739~KEGG: aco:Amico_0185 lysine 2,3-aminomutase YodO family protein~PFAM: Radical SAM domain protein~PRIAM: Lysine 2,3-aminomutase~SPTR: Lysine 2,3-aminomutase YodO family protein;~TIGRFAM: lysine 2,3-aminomutase YodO family protein) translates to MVVKLRSWKEVPLWKGVTEEEWSDWRWQIRNRITTVDELRQVINLTDEEAEVIERSLTKLRMAITPYYASLMDPDDPRCPIRKQAVPSIHETMFSKADLHDPLHEDVDSPVPGLTHRYPDRGLLLITDQCSMYCRHCTRRRKAGETDRAYSEEQIKRCIEYIRETPTFRDVLLSGGDPLTVNEDMLEWVISELRSIPHVDFVRLGSRVPVVCPQRITDKLCNMLKKYHPVWLNTHFNHPKEITKESTEACNKLADAGIVLGNQTVLLKGVNDCPYLIRELNQQLLKIRVNPYYIYQCDLSEGIEHFRTSIGKGIQIMEYLRGHTTGMAQPLFIVDAPGGGGKIPVGPNYVVSRSDRKVILRNYEGVLTVYTEPEDNMSRPEELYHWEEYTSRQRQLSREGLIKLFEGEAISLEPANLDRRKRAEKRKEA